AGAAAAACCTATTTGATGGCTGTTAACTAAATAATCACAAAAAGGGATAAAATTTATGTTTTGATTATCAAAATATTCAATCTTTATTCTTTCTAAAGGGTAAATCGTAAACATATGTTCATTAGAATCATAATCTTTAAATCCATTAATTCTAGAATATAAATACTTGAAACTAGAAGGGAATTTAAATTTTAAGATCTCTTCTAACTCAAGGATTTCATTAACAGAAGAAGCATCATTTAGTTTTATACCAGATTTTTTCCAGTGAGTTATAATTTCATCTAGATTCATAAAAACTTATTTCCAGCCTTCTTTAATCATCAGGTTTTCTATGTGCGCATAATGATGATTACAATGCCAAGCATAAATACCTATATTTTCACGTAAAGAAACGTTTTCATTCCCCTCAGGATGAATAAAATATTGATCTAAATCATCGTTAGATAATGTTTTTAAAAAATAAACCCATTTAGCATGTAAAGCTTTTAAACTATCAATAGATAACTCTATTGGTCCGTGTTTTGTGTCATCAAGATCAGCCCAACGATCTTCATAATATGCTTTAATAACTGGAGCGTTTTCAGTTAAAGTCCATTTAAATCGAGTATATGAATTATGATGACTATCAGCACAATGATGAATAACTTGTCTTATCGTCCAACCATGTTCTCTATAAGGCGTATCTAATTGTTTTTGGGATAAATTAATAACTAAATCTTCTAATTTTTTAGGAAAAATCTCAAGAGTTATAATCCAATTATTAATTTCATTTTGAGTAATCCTTTTAGGTAAGTTAGGTTTTCCGATAGGATATCTTAGATCTTTCAAAATATTATTCGTCTTTTTTGGTTAGTCTTTTTATATTTCTTTTCGAGCTTCTATTTTCTGGATTGATACTTAAGGCTTTCTTGTACTGTTTTAGAGCCTCAACAGTATCTTGTTTTTTTGCAAAAGCATCTCCTAAACTATCATAAGGATTAGAATGATTAGGATACAATTCTACATTAATTTTAAAAGTAGTAATAGCTTTATCTATTTCATTGTTCCTTAAAAAATCATATCCTTTTCTATTGATCGTTCTGCGTTGTATTAAAGGATTTAAACTGTCTTTATTTTTAATAGCTAAAAAACCTTTTAAAGCCATTTCAAAGTTATTTTCATTTAAGTATTCACTTGGTGTCTTTTCACCTTTTTTGATCTTTGTAAATACTATTTTTTCCTTTTTATGCTCTCTTTTTTCTGCCAAAGAAATTTTTGACTCAGCCAAGTTAAATATTAACTTTTCATTCAATTCTCTAGCATAAAATGAACTATCATTCAATTTAAGAGGTTTTAAATCAGAATTTCGCCATTTTAAAAATAACTCACTATTTTTAAAATATACTTCTATAACTTCATCAGCATTAAAAAAGTATCGCCCTTCAGCTTTTTCAATAAAAGTTTCACTGTTTTTTTTAGAAGTACAACTTAAAAATAATAAAAGAGATAGTAATAAAAGTTTAGTTTTCATAGTTTACGGTTTAATCGCCTTAATAATTTAGACGGTAGTTTAATTTTTTTGTTACATTTTTTTTACAAATGAATGGCATAACTATTGACATATATAAGTAAAAATATTTTATATTTTAATTTTATTCTTTTGAAAAACAAGGCTTTGAACGATTTGAGCATTTCTTTAGAATAATTAAATAACGAAATCAATGTCACTTTGACAGATATTCATACTATGAGTAAATCAAAAATAATACATTTAGACAATTTGTCTTTACAAGATATGTTGAATGAAGATTCTGAGTTAATTCCTTTATTAACTCCAGAAGATGAAGAAATAATAAATAACGAGGAAATTCCAAGTGAATTACCAATTTTACCGTTAAGAAATACAGTTTTATTCCCAGGAGTTGTAATTCCAATTACTGCCGGAAGAGATAAATCAATTCAGCTCATAAAAGATGCAAATAAAGGTAATAAAACGATAGGAGTTGTAGCACAGCGCAATAGTGAAGTTGAAGACCCTACTTATAACGATATTTATCATACCGGCGTAGTTGCTCAAATTCTAAGAGTTCTAAAAATGCCAGATGGTAATACAACAGTTATTATTCAAGGTAAAAAGCGATTTGAAATCACAGAAATGATTCAACAAGAACCTTACATGAAAGCTAAGGTTACTGAAGCAATTGAAGAAAGAGATATCGACGATAAAAAAGAGTTTGATGCAATAATAGATTCTATTAAAGAATTGTCTTTAGAGGTAATTAAAGAAAATCCGATGTTACCTTCTGAGGCTTCTTTTGCCATTAAAAATATTCAGTCAAATTCGTTTTTGGTGAATTTTATCTCATCTAATATGGATTTAAGTGTTGGACAGAAACAAGTTCTTTTAGAGAAGGATAATTTAAAAGAAAGAGCGCTTTTAACACTAAAGAATTTAGATAAAGAATTGCAAAAGTTACAATTACGTAACGATATTCAATCTAAAACAAGATCTGATTTAGATAAGCAGCAACGTGAGTATTATTTACATCAGCAGTTAAAAACAATTCAAGAAGAATTAGGTGGCGTTTCTCATGACCAAGAGTTAGAGGAAATGAAAGCTAAGGCGAAAGATAAAAAATGGTCTAAAGAAGTAGGAGAGACGTTTGATAAAGAATTGAACAGACTTCGTAGAATGAATCCTCAAATGGCAGAATATGGTGTACAGCGTAACTATTTAGAGTTGTTGCTGGAGTTACCTTGGGGAATATATTCTGAAGATAAATTTGATCTTAAAAAGGCACAAAAGATTTTAGATCGTGATCATTTCGGGCTAGAAAAGGTTAAAGAGCGTATTATTGAGCATTTAGCAGTTTTAAAATTAAGAGGAGATATGAAATCTCCAATTATTTGTTTATACGGACCTCCAGGTGTTGGTAAAACGTCTTTAGGTAAATCTGTTGCAGAAGCTCTAGGACGTAAATATATTCGTATGTCTTTAGGAGGTTTACGAGATGAAGCAGAAATAAGAGGACATCGTAAAACTTATATTGGAGCGATGCCAGGACGTTTAATTCAAAACTTAAAAAAGGCTGGTACTTCTAATCCTGTGTTTGTACTAGATGAAATTGATAAATTAGGTCAGAGTCATCAAGGTGATCCTTCTTCAGCAATGTTAGAAGTTTTAGATCCTGAACAGAATACAGAGTTCTATGACAATTATTTAGAAGTAGGTTACGACTTATCAAAAGTACTTTTTATAGCGACTGCAAATAATATTAATCAAATTCCATGGGCTTTAAGAGATCGTATGGAAATTATTAATGTTACGGGCTATACAATTGAAGAAAAGACAGAAATTGCTAAAAAATATCTATTACCTAAGCAATTAAAAGAACATGGATTAAATGATGAACATTTAAAACTAGGAAAAGCTCAAATTGAAAAAATTGTTGAAGGATATACAAGAGAATCTGGTGTTCGTGGTTTAGAAAAGCAAGTAGCAAAAGTTGTACGTTATGCAGCTAAATCTATTGCAATGGAAGAAGAGTATAACATTGCTCTTACATCTGAAGATATTGAAACTATTTTAGGCCCGGCTCGATTAGAAAGAGACAAATATGAAAATAACGATACAGCGGGTGTTGTAACAGGATTAGCGTGGACTAGCGTTGGAGGAGATATTTTATTTATCGAATCTATTTTATCTAAAGGAAAAGGAGCTTTATCAATAACAGGAAATTTAGGAACTGTAATGAAAGAGTCTTCTACTATTGCAATGAAATATATTAAATCTAATGCTGAAGACTTTGGAATTAAACCTGAAGTTTTAGATAAATACGATGTACATATTCATGTTCCTGAAGGAGCAACTCCTAAAGATGGACCAAGTGCTGGTATTACCATGTTAACTTCTTTAGTTTCTGTATTTACACAACGCAAAGTAAAAAATAAAGTAGCTATGACTGGTGAAATTACTTTGAGAGGTAAAGTACTTCCTGTTGGTGGAATTAAAGAGAAAATATTAGCTGCTAAAAGAGCTAATATTAAAGAGATTATTCTTTGTGCTGATAATAAGAAAGATATTAATGAAATTAATCAGAGTTATCTTAAAGGATTAAAGTTTCATTATGTGACAGAAATGAGTGAAGTAATCGACATAGCGTTGACAAAGCAGAAAGTTAAAAACGCAAAAAAATTAAATTAAAATGAAAAAAAAACTCCCTAATTAGGGAGTTTTTTTATTTCTATTTCCTTTGAATTAATTACTTACCTGAAAGTAATTGTTCATTATTTTGAATGTGTAAAGAGTTAGCTATTATATTCAGTTTACGTTCTGTCAATTTAGAAGTTTTACTAACTATTTTAATAAACTCATTTACTTTTTTCTTGGTAGTTGGATATCCAATGTTATTTCCATTCGCATCATAAGACATTTCAATAAAGTTTCCATCATTATCTAATATATACCAAAACGGAAAACCTTTAACTTTTGTATTAGTTTTTACTCTATTATCTATCGAACCAAAATAAGTTTTTGCCTTGTTTTCTGGCAATACGATATCTACTACAACATAACTTGTATTATATAGAGGTTTACAAGTTTCATTGGTCATCTGATGTTCAAGTTTTTTACTTAATTCACATGATTCGACTCTGTAGTTCACAAAAACATATTTATTTTCTTCTTTTGCTTTCATTAAAGCGTTATCTATCAACTCAGAAGATATAATTTGTGATTTAGAAGAAAAAATGAAAATAAAAAATGTAACAAATAATAGTAAATTTTTATGCATAACGTTGGGGATTAAAAAGTTATACTTTCAATTTAGAAAAAATAACAGTGTAATCCCTTTATATTTATCTACACTTATTGTGTATTCAACGAAACTTTAGAGCATTTAATAAAAATGTAATTTTTTATAGATAAAATTATGAATTTACAACCTTTGTTGTTGATTCATAGTTAACTACATAATTACTTCCATTTAATATTACAACCTATACTTGGTTTTTGATTTTCAAGAATTGTATTGTCTTGTAATAATACGTCTATAGCATTTCTAAAATCTTCACCAGAAACAGGAATGTTATTGCCAGGTCTAGAATTATCTAATTGTCCGTGATAAACGCATTTAAGCTCTGCATCAAAAAGATATAAATCTGGCGTACAAGCTGCATTATAAGCTTTTGCCACTTCTTGAGTTTCATCGTATAAATAAGGAAAAGGATATTGAAGTTTTTCCGCATTTTCTTTCATTAAAACGGGTCCGTCTTGTGGATAATTTACTACATCATTACTACTAATAGCAATACAATTAATTCCTTTAGTTTTATAATCGTTAGCAATTCGTACTAATTCTTCATTAACATGAATTACAAAAGGACAGTGATTACAAATGAAGAATATAGCAGTTCCATTTTCTCCTTTATTATGAGATAGTTGAATAGTTGTATTATCTATTGTGTTTATTAAAGTAAAATCTGGAGCAAAAGCACCAATTTCAAATTCATTAGATTCTGTTAAAGCCATAGTGAGATTAATTTTAGACTTCTCTTAAGTCAATTGTTTGTCCATTAACAAGTTTATTACTAATATCTAAATTATAGATACGTTCAGCAACATAGTCTGGAGAATAAAGTTCGTTATTATTTTTTAAATCTATAAAACGTTGTACATTTTTAAAGTTAGACACTTCTGTAGTTCTAATTTGAGATTGCATATTTGTATCTACTACACCAGGACGAATTCCGAAGGATTTAACACCATATTCTATATTTTCTTGTTCTTTAGCTATTGTTGCGGTGATCATATCTAAAGCAGCTTTAGAGCTACAATAAACACTCCAACCTTCGTAAGGTTTCTTAGCAGCACCAGAAGAAATATTAATAATCTGTTTTTTACAATTAAGTTCAGACAGTTGATTAATAAATAAGCTAGAAAAAATAAGAGGAATTGTTGTATTTAAAAATACAGATTGATGAATGTCTTGATAATTAATATGCTCTAAATTAGCAATTTCACCAAGTCTTCCTGCATTATTGATTAAAGTGATAGAAGTAATTGTTGATTTTTTTATCTCATCTATAAGCATTTCTAAAGCATTCTTAGCTTCTTTAATGTTTAATAAATCAACAGGAGTTTGAGTAACATTTTGAACATCAATAATGGTTCTAGACAAAGAATATACTTTGTAATTCTCTTGTGAGTACTTTTTTACAATTGCATTACCTATACCTTTACTACCACCAGTAATAATTAAAACATTATTCATTAAATAATTCTTTATATAAAGCTAAAGTTTCGTTTACAGTTCTTTCTATACTGTATACATTTTGTATTCTTTCTTTGGCAGCTTTCCCCATTTGAATTCTTTTGTCATCATTATTAGCTAAGTTAGAAATTTCTCGTCCTATAGCTTTGTAATCTTTTAAAGGAACAACAATACCAGATTTTTCATCAATTAATTCTGTACAACCACCAGCATTAGTCATTATTGTAGGTTTCCCTAAACACATGGCTTCACTAATTGCTCTTCCAAAACCTTCACTCAAAGAAGATTGAACATACATATCACAACTTAATAATAATGAAGGAACATCATTACGTCTTCCTAATATGTGAACTCTGTCTTTAATTTTACTCTTTTCTTTGATTTTAGAAAGGTGAGGAGCGTCGGTATTATCACCTATTAAAACAAAATGGATTTCTTTTTCAGAATTCAAATAATTAGATGCTTCTAAAAAATATTTTGTTCCTTTTACTTTTCTATGATTTCCTATAGAACAAACAACAATAGCCTCTTTAGGAATTCCTAAAGATGTATAATCAAAAGGTTTGGTGTCTTTAAACCATTCTACGCTATATCCTTTAAATATGCGAACAGCTTTTTGTTTTCTTTTACCAAATAACTGTTTTCTAACATGATTATATACAAAATTACTGTTTCCAATAATCTTATCTACTCTAGGATGAAGGTAAGTTAAATATGCACTTGGGTCGTGCCAATGAAGACTAGCAGAACCGTAATAAATAACTGTTTTTATTTCAGGGAATTTTTTTAACGCTCTAATACCAGTTCTACTCGTTTTTCCACAAGCAAAATGAACTAGCTCTATGTTATGTTTGATAATTAATTCTGAAAATTTTTCAATATAATCCTCATCTATTTTTCCTTTGGGATACATGTTGTAAAAAACAATGTCTTTATCTTCACTTTTGATATAATCAGCAACTTCTTCACTAATTCTACCAATTAAATGAATTTTAACACCTTCACGTTGTAAACCAATAAATAGTGCTATTTGAGCGATTTGAGCACTTAAATTTCCACCACCAACAACAAAAAACACATTCATACTCTTACTAAGATAAATTATTTTCTACTTAAAAATTTTTTTAGCTTCATTCCAAAATACATCCATCTCAGCTAATGACATATCTGATAATTCTTTGCCAGAAGCTTTAGATTTTTCTTCTAGATACTGAAATCTATTGATAAACTTTTTATTTGTTTTTTCAAGAGCGTTTTCAGGATTTACCTTAATGAATCGAGCATAATTGATCATAGAAAATAGAACATCTCCAAACTCTTTTTCAATATTTTCTTGATTTCCGTCCTTTATTTCTTCATTCAACTCTTGAAGTTCTTCTTGAACTTTTTCCCAAACCTGATGGGGTTCTTCCCAGTCAAAACCAACACCAGCAACTTTGTCTTGTATTCGATTTGCCTTCACTAAAGCAGGTAAACTTCTAGGAACACCTTCTAAAACAGATTTTTTTCCCTCTTTTAGTTTAAGTTTTTCCCAGTTTTGTTTGACTTCCTCTTCGTTTTTAACGTCTATATCTCCATATATATGAGGATGACGATCTA
This genomic stretch from Tenacibaculum jejuense harbors:
- a CDS encoding SMI1/KNR4 family protein, which codes for MNLDEIITHWKKSGIKLNDASSVNEILELEEILKFKFPSSFKYLYSRINGFKDYDSNEHMFTIYPLERIKIEYFDNQNINFIPFCDYLVNSHQIGFSKLDSKIYINYITEKNFNDIVANTFEESLIEIINNSDKIY
- a CDS encoding YfiT family bacillithiol transferase, coding for MKDLRYPIGKPNLPKRITQNEINNWIITLEIFPKKLEDLVINLSQKQLDTPYREHGWTIRQVIHHCADSHHNSYTRFKWTLTENAPVIKAYYEDRWADLDDTKHGPIELSIDSLKALHAKWVYFLKTLSNDDLDQYFIHPEGNENVSLRENIGIYAWHCNHHYAHIENLMIKEGWK
- a CDS encoding tetratricopeptide repeat protein, producing MKTKLLLLSLLLFLSCTSKKNSETFIEKAEGRYFFNADEVIEVYFKNSELFLKWRNSDLKPLKLNDSSFYARELNEKLIFNLAESKISLAEKREHKKEKIVFTKIKKGEKTPSEYLNENNFEMALKGFLAIKNKDSLNPLIQRRTINRKGYDFLRNNEIDKAITTFKINVELYPNHSNPYDSLGDAFAKKQDTVEALKQYKKALSINPENRSSKRNIKRLTKKDE
- the lon gene encoding endopeptidase La; this translates as MSKSKIIHLDNLSLQDMLNEDSELIPLLTPEDEEIINNEEIPSELPILPLRNTVLFPGVVIPITAGRDKSIQLIKDANKGNKTIGVVAQRNSEVEDPTYNDIYHTGVVAQILRVLKMPDGNTTVIIQGKKRFEITEMIQQEPYMKAKVTEAIEERDIDDKKEFDAIIDSIKELSLEVIKENPMLPSEASFAIKNIQSNSFLVNFISSNMDLSVGQKQVLLEKDNLKERALLTLKNLDKELQKLQLRNDIQSKTRSDLDKQQREYYLHQQLKTIQEELGGVSHDQELEEMKAKAKDKKWSKEVGETFDKELNRLRRMNPQMAEYGVQRNYLELLLELPWGIYSEDKFDLKKAQKILDRDHFGLEKVKERIIEHLAVLKLRGDMKSPIICLYGPPGVGKTSLGKSVAEALGRKYIRMSLGGLRDEAEIRGHRKTYIGAMPGRLIQNLKKAGTSNPVFVLDEIDKLGQSHQGDPSSAMLEVLDPEQNTEFYDNYLEVGYDLSKVLFIATANNINQIPWALRDRMEIINVTGYTIEEKTEIAKKYLLPKQLKEHGLNDEHLKLGKAQIEKIVEGYTRESGVRGLEKQVAKVVRYAAKSIAMEEEYNIALTSEDIETILGPARLERDKYENNDTAGVVTGLAWTSVGGDILFIESILSKGKGALSITGNLGTVMKESSTIAMKYIKSNAEDFGIKPEVLDKYDVHIHVPEGATPKDGPSAGITMLTSLVSVFTQRKVKNKVAMTGEITLRGKVLPVGGIKEKILAAKRANIKEIILCADNKKDINEINQSYLKGLKFHYVTEMSEVIDIALTKQKVKNAKKLN
- a CDS encoding thioredoxin family protein, with amino-acid sequence MALTESNEFEIGAFAPDFTLINTIDNTTIQLSHNKGENGTAIFFICNHCPFVIHVNEELVRIANDYKTKGINCIAISSNDVVNYPQDGPVLMKENAEKLQYPFPYLYDETQEVAKAYNAACTPDLYLFDAELKCVYHGQLDNSRPGNNIPVSGEDFRNAIDVLLQDNTILENQKPSIGCNIKWK
- a CDS encoding SDR family NAD(P)-dependent oxidoreductase produces the protein MNNVLIITGGSKGIGNAIVKKYSQENYKVYSLSRTIIDVQNVTQTPVDLLNIKEAKNALEMLIDEIKKSTITSITLINNAGRLGEIANLEHINYQDIHQSVFLNTTIPLIFSSLFINQLSELNCKKQIINISSGAAKKPYEGWSVYCSSKAALDMITATIAKEQENIEYGVKSFGIRPGVVDTNMQSQIRTTEVSNFKNVQRFIDLKNNNELYSPDYVAERIYNLDISNKLVNGQTIDLREV
- a CDS encoding glycosyltransferase family 4 protein, with the translated sequence MNVFFVVGGGNLSAQIAQIALFIGLQREGVKIHLIGRISEEVADYIKSEDKDIVFYNMYPKGKIDEDYIEKFSELIIKHNIELVHFACGKTSRTGIRALKKFPEIKTVIYYGSASLHWHDPSAYLTYLHPRVDKIIGNSNFVYNHVRKQLFGKRKQKAVRIFKGYSVEWFKDTKPFDYTSLGIPKEAIVVCSIGNHRKVKGTKYFLEASNYLNSEKEIHFVLIGDNTDAPHLSKIKEKSKIKDRVHILGRRNDVPSLLLSCDMYVQSSLSEGFGRAISEAMCLGKPTIMTNAGGCTELIDEKSGIVVPLKDYKAIGREISNLANNDDKRIQMGKAAKERIQNVYSIERTVNETLALYKELFNE
- the mazG gene encoding nucleoside triphosphate pyrophosphohydrolase produces the protein MNTRKQQLEAFNHLLDIMDELREKCPWDKKQTLESLRHLTIEEVYELGDAILDNDLEELKKELGDVLLHIVFYAKIGSEKKAFDIADIANAISDKLIDRHPHIYGDIDVKNEEEVKQNWEKLKLKEGKKSVLEGVPRSLPALVKANRIQDKVAGVGFDWEEPHQVWEKVQEELQELNEEIKDGNQENIEKEFGDVLFSMINYARFIKVNPENALEKTNKKFINRFQYLEEKSKASGKELSDMSLAEMDVFWNEAKKIFK